The Arachis hypogaea cultivar Tifrunner chromosome 16, arahy.Tifrunner.gnm2.J5K5, whole genome shotgun sequence genome contains a region encoding:
- the LOC112757137 gene encoding uncharacterized protein codes for MGDILEKCGDPGPCLVTCTMDGVQFVDCMCDLGACVSIMSLSVYETLKLPPLKWSAARFVLADKCIISVVRIREDVIVSIKGLVFPIDFHILEMPPSDFGRTSSILLGRPFLKTSRFKLDAFSGTYSFEIDERVVSFNLDEAMRHPPEDHSIFRCDMIDNVVAKVHHNGFEEKSMIQSPSVGSPHECEEDTLPPPVLPDDQVPSHEQSVDLKPLPPHQKYAFFEENQKLPVIIAKELTSHQ; via the coding sequence ATGGGTGATATACTGGAGAAATGTGGTGATCCCGGCCCATGTTTAGTCACTTGCACTATGGATGGTGTACAATTtgttgattgcatgtgtgatctaGGTGCTTGTGTTAGCATTATGTCTTTATCTGTCTATGAAACATTGAAACTTCCACCGTTAAAATGGTCGGCGGCCCGGTTTGTTTTGGCGGATAAGTGTATAATTTCGGTGGTTCGCATTAGGGAAGACGTTATAGTGAGTATAAAGGGGTTGGTCTTTCCGATTGATTTCCATATTCTTGAGATGCCCCCTAGTGACTTTGGAAGAACATCATCTATCTTGCTTGGGAGGCCATTTTTGAAGACCTCCCGGtttaaattggatgctttttcggGTACCTACTCTTTTGAGATCGATGAAAGAGTAGTGAGTTTTAATCTTGATGAAGCCATGAGACATCCACCGGAGGACCATTCCATCTTCCGGTGTGATATGATTGATAATGTTGTGGCCAAAGTCCACCATAATGGTTTTGAGGAGAAGAGTATGATTcaaagtccaagtgtggggaGCCCCCATGAATGTGAGGAAGATACCTTACCACCTCCGGTGTTGCCGGATGATCAAGTGCCAAGCCATGAACAAAGTGTAGATTTGAAACCACTTCCACCCCATCAAAAATATGCCTTTTTTGAAGAGAATCAAAAGCTACCGGTGATCATTGCAAAGGAGCTTACCTCCCATCAATAG